One Siniperca chuatsi isolate FFG_IHB_CAS linkage group LG8, ASM2008510v1, whole genome shotgun sequence DNA segment encodes these proteins:
- the LOC122879995 gene encoding protocadherin gamma-A2-like isoform X27 — protein MNRQVLLFVSLLSLSSVFGQVSYSIPEEMAKGSLVGNIAQDLGLEIKRLISGKAKIYTRNSDEYIELNRERGVLLVKERIDREVLCTETALCALHFQIILENPMEFYTVTVQITDINDNAPTFEKSERKFKISESAISGAKFVLERAVDLDVGINGVHRYELKPTDNFALKLHNNADGNKNVEMVLQKPLDREKQEQISLVLTAVDGGEPQMSGTMLIVITVLDVNDNAPVFTQPTYKAAVTENSPKGTVVATVTAADADQGSNGKITYSITNTVGNVGKMFEVNEENGEVSLIGNIDFEKSRHFQINLLASDDGGLTDSCKLIVDVQDINDNKPEINIMSKSNVISEDAELNTVVTMINIEDLDSGDNGNVKCFSSENIPFTLKTSTNNFYSLVTDSDLDRETASEYNITVTCSDEGVPSLSSSVTLTLQISDVNDNAPVFERSSYEAYIVENNTPGLSIFTVKARDADWNQNARVSYILEDSSVNGVPVSSYVSVSADSGVIHAVRSFDYEQIKDFHVRVKAQDGGSPPLSSNATVKIMIQDQNDNPPQVLYPVQTGGSLVAEMVPRSADVGYLVTKVVAVDVDSGQNAWLSYKLQKAADRALFEVGLQNGEIRTVRQVTDKDAVKQRLTVIVEDNGQPSRSATVIVNVAVADSFPEVLSEFTDFTHDKEYNDNLTFYLVLALAVVSFLFITCLVVIISVKIYRWRQSRILYHSSLPVIPYYPPRYSDTLGTGTLQHVYNYEVCRTTDSRKSDSKFGRAGSQNVLIMDPSSTGTMQRIQSEKSILDEPDSPLEGRC, from the exons ATGAATCGGCAAGTACTgttgtttgtctctctcctttccctcaGCTCGGTGTTCGGCCAGGTCAGCTACTCTATACCGGAAGAAATGGCGAAAGGCTCTTTAGTGGGAAATATAGCACAAGATTTAGGTTTAGAAATAAAACGTTTGATATCAGGTAAAGCTAAGATCTATACTCGGAACAGCGACGAGTACATCGAGCtgaacagagaaagaggagtcCTCCTCGTCAAAGAGAGAATCGACAGAGAGGTGTTGTGTACAGAGACGGCGCTTTGCGCTTTacattttcagattattttggAGAATCCTATGGAATTTTACACTGTTACAGTACAGATCACAGATATCAATGATAATGCACcaacatttgaaaaaagtgaaaggaaattcaaaattaGCGAGTCAGCAATCAGTGGAGCAAAATTTGTCCTAGAAAGGGCGGTGGATCTTGATGTTGGAATTAATGGAGTTCATAGATACGAATTAAAACCAACAGATAATTTTGCTCTGAAACTGCACAATAACGCcgatggaaataaaaatgttgagatGGTGCTACAGAAGCCtttagacagagagaaacaagagcAGATATCTCTTGTGTTAACGGCTGTAGATGGAGGAGAGCCGCAGATGTCAGGAACAATGCTGATTGTCATCACAGTTCTAGACGTCAATGATAATGCCCCCGTTTTTACACAGCCAACATACAAGGCTGCAGTTACTGAAAATTCACCTAAAGGCACAGTTGTTGCCACTGTTACAGCCGCAGATGCAGATCAAGGCTCTAACGGCAAAATAACATATTCAATCACAAATACAGTAGGAAATGTAGGGAAAATGTTTGAGGTAAATGAGGAAAACGGCGAAGTTTCCTTAATTGGAAACATTGACTTCGAAAAGTCAAGACACTTTCAAATAAATTTACTGGCTAGCGATGACGGAGGACTCACAGATTCTTGTAAGTTAATTGTTGATGTGCAAGATATAAATGACAACAAGCCCGAAATCAACATAATGTCAAAGTCAAATGTGATATCAGAGGATGCCGAACTCAATACAGTCGTTACAATGATAAATATTGAGGACCTAGATTCAGGAGACAATGGTAACGTAAAATGCTTCAGCAGCGAAAATATTCctttcactttaaaaacatcaacaaataaTTTCTACAGTTTAGTAACAGACAGTGatttagacagagagacagcctcTGAGTATAATATAACTGTGACCTGCTCTGATGAGGGAGTGCCCTCCCTCTCCAGCAGCGTCACTCTCACCTTACAGATCTCTGATGTGAATGACAACGCGCCTGTCTTTGAGAGGAGCTCATATGAGGCCTACATTGTAGAAAACAACACACCAGGCCTCTCTATATTCACGGTGAAAGCCAGAGACGCTGACTGGAACCAGAATGCCCGTGTTTCTTACATACTGGAGGACTCCTCTGTTAACGGAGTGCCAGTCTCCTCATATGTGTCCGTTAGTGCTGATAGTGGAGTCATCCATGCAGTGCGCTCTTTTGACTACGAGCAGATCAAAGACTTCCACGTCCGCGTCAAAGCGCAGGATGGAGGCTCCCCTCCACTCAGCAGCAATGCgactgtgaaaataatgatcCAGGACCAGAACGACAACCCGCCTCAGGTTCTGTACCCAGTCCAGACTGGTGGCTCTCTGGTGGCTGAAATGGTGCCTCGTTCAGCAGATGTGGGCTATCTGGTCACTAAAGTGGTGGCTGTTGATGTGGACTCTGGACAGAATGCCTGGCTCTCCTATAAACTGCAGAAAGCCGCAGACAGGGCGCTGTTTGAAGTGGGCTTACAGAATGGAGAAATAAGAACTGTCCGCCAAGTCACTGATAAAGATGctgtgaaacaaagactgactgTTATAGTGGAGGACAACGGGCAGCCCTCTCGTTCAGCTACAGTCATTGTTAACGTGGCGGTGGCGGACAGCTTCCCTGAAGTGCTGTCggagttcactgactttacacaCGACAAGGAGTACAACGACAACCTGACTTTTTACTTAGTGTTGGCTCTGGCTGtagtttccttcctcttcatcacgtGTTTAGTGGTTATTATATCAGTGAAAATCTACAGATGGAGACAGTCTCGCATCCTGTATCACTCCAGCCTCCCTGTGATTCCGTATTATCCACCACGTTACTCGGACACTTTGGGTACAGGGACTCTCCAACACGTGTACAATTACGAGGTGTGCAGGACGACTGACTCCAGAAAGAGTGACAGTAAGTTCGGCAGAGCTGGTAGTCAGAACGTGCTGATAATGGACCCCAGTTCTACGGGGACGATGCAGCGGATACAGAGTGAAAAGAGCATCCTGGATGAACCAGACTCTCCTCTAGAG GGCCGCTGTTGA
- the LOC122879992 gene encoding LOW QUALITY PROTEIN: protocadherin Fat 4-like (The sequence of the model RefSeq protein was modified relative to this genomic sequence to represent the inferred CDS: inserted 1 base in 1 codon; deleted 1 base in 1 codon): MGWQVLLFISVLSLSVVHGQVSYSIPEEMSKGALIGNIAQDLGLGVERLKSGKARIYTGNSEEYIELKRDRGVLLIKDRIDRESLCGQTMPCALHFQMILENPMEFYTVTVEITDINDNPPTFERGEMKYEISESALTGARFVLEKAIDDDVGVNGLNSYALKPSDNFVLKTISRGDGTKHVEMVLQTPLDRENHEHISLILTALDGGEPQLSGTMQIIITVLDVNDNPPVCSKLEYKASVTENAPVGTAITTVGATDIDKGNNGKVTYTIPKSGAAGLFKIDANNGLLTLTGNVDYEKRRLYELDVQVSDQGGLSDACKVIVDVTDTNDNPPSINIMSNSNTVSENIKPGTVVTMLNIQDPDSNDNGKVMCVLNENIPFVIKSTTNNFFTVVTDSDLDRETASEYNITVTCSDEGVPSLSSSVTLTLQISDVNDNAPVFERSSYEAYIVENNTPGLSIFTVKARDADWNQNARVSYILEDSSVNGVPVSSYVSVSADSGVIHAVRSFDYEQIKDFHVRVKAQDGGSPPLSSNVTVKIMIQDQNDNPPQVLYPVQTGGSLVAEMVPRSADVGYLVTKVVAVDVDSGQNAWLSYKLQKAADRALFEVGLQNGEIRTVRQVTDKDAVKQRLTVIVEDNGQPSRSATVIVNVAVADSFPEVLSEFTDFTHDKEYNDNLTFYLVLALAVVSFLFITCLVVIISVKIYRWRQSRILYHSSLPVIPYYPPRYSDTLGTGTLQHVYNYEVCRTTDSRKSDSKFGRAGSQNVLIMDPSSTGTMQRIQSEKSILDEPDSPLEISDVNDNAPVFERSSYEAYIVENNTPGLSIFTVKARDADWNQNARVSYILEDSSVNGVPVSSYVSVSADSGVIHAVRSFDYEQIKDFHVRVKAQDGGSPPLSSNVTVKIMIQDQNDNPPQVLYPVQTGGSLVAEMVPRSADVGYLVTKVVAVDVDSGQNAWLSYKLQKAADRALFEVGLQNGEIRTVRQVTDKDAVKQRLTVIVEDNGQPSRSATVIVNVAVADSFPEVLSEFTDFTHDKEYNDNLTFYLVLALAVVSFLFITCLVVIISVKIYRWRQSRILYHSSLPVIPYYPPRYSDTLGTGTLQHVYNYEVCRTTDSRKSDSKFGRAGSQNVLIMDPSSTGTMQRIQSEKSILDEPDSPLEISDVNDNAPVFERSSYEAYIVENNTPGLSIFTVKARDADWNQNARVSYILEDSSVNGVPVSSYVSVSADSGVIHAVRSFDYEQIKDFHFRVKAQDGGSPPLSSNATVKIMIQDQNDNPPQVLYPVQTGGSLVAEMVPRSADVGYLVTKVVAVDVDSGQNAWLSYKLQKAADRALFEVGLQNGEIRTVRQVTDKDAVKQRLTVIVEDNGQPSRSATVIVNVAVADSXPEVLSEFTDFTHDKEYNDNLTFYLVLALAVVSFLFITCLVVIISVKIYRWRQSRILYHSSLPVIPYYPPRYSDTLGTGTLQHVYNYEVCRTTDSRKSDSKFGRAGSQNVLIMDPSSTGTMQRIQSEKSILDEPDSPLEISDVNDNAPVFERSSYEAYIVENNTPGLSIFTVKARDADWNQNARVSYILEDSSVNGVPVSSYVSVSADSGVIHAVRSFDYEQIKDFHFRVKAQDGGSPPLSSNVTVKIMIQDQNDNPPQVLYPVQTGGSLVAEMVPRSADVGYLVTKVVAVDVDSGQNAWLSYKLQKAADRALFEVGLQNGEIRTVRQVTDKDAVKQRLTVIVEDNGQPPRSATVIVNVAVADSFPEVLSEFTDFTHDKEYNDNLTFYLVLALAVVSFLFITCLVVIISVKIYRWRQSRILYHSSLPVIPYYPPRYSDTLGTGTLQHVYNYEVCRTTDSRKSDSKFGRAGSQNVLIMDPSSTGTMQRIQSEKSILDEPDSPLEVRLLLYRFNVFLIIYN; encoded by the exons ATGGGATGGCAAGTGCTGTTGTTTATCTCGGTGCTCTCTCTCAGTGTAGTGCACGGGCAGGTCAGCTACTCCATTCCCGAGGAAATGTCAAAGGGGGCTCTAATAGGCAATATTGCCCAGGATTTAGGTTTAGGTGTGGAAAGGCTGAAGTCCGGTAAAGCTCGTATTTATACTGGTAACAGTGAGGAATATATTGAGCTGAAGAGAGATAGAGGAGTCCTCCTTATTAAAGATAGGATAGACAGAGAATCTCTATGCGGTCAAACAATGCCTTGCGCactacattttcaaatgatcCTGGAAAACCCAATGGAGTTTTACACGGTTACTGTCGAAATTACCGATATAAATGACAACCCTCCCACATTTGAGAGAGGTGAGATGAAATATGAAATTAGCGAATCAGCCCTTACTGGTGCTCGATTCGTCTTAGAGAAAGCCATAGACGATGATGTAGGTGTAAACGGACTGAACAGCTACGCCCTAAAACCCAGTGATAATTTCGTTCTGAAAACGATCAGCAGAGGAGATGGGACTAAACATGTCGAGATGGTTTTACAAACACCATTAGACCGAGAGAATCATGAGCATATATCATTAATACTAACTGCTCTGGATGGTGGCGAACCACAGCTTTCGGGGACAATGCAGATTATCATAACTGTGTTAGACGTCAATGACAACCCGCCTGTTTGCTCAAAGCTGGAATATAAGGCAAGTGTTACAGAGAACGCTCCTGTTGGCACTGCGATAACTACGGTAGGAGCTACAGACATAGATAAAGGCAATAACGGAAAAGTAACATACACGATTCCAAAATCTGGAGCAGCGGGTCTCTTTAAAATTGATGCCAATAATGGACTATTGACTTTAACTGGTAATGTAGATTATGAAAAAAGGAGACTTTATGAACTAGATGTTCAGGTGTCAGATCAGGGGGGATTATCCGACGCATGTAAAGTAATCGTGGATGTGACAGATACAAATGATAACCCTCCGTCCATTAACATCATGTCTAACTCAAACACAGTTTCTGAGAACATAAAACCGGGAACGGTTGTAACAATGCTTAATATACAAGATCCGGACTCAAATGATAACGGCAAAGTCATGTGTGTTTTAAACGAAAATATTCCTTTTGTCAttaaatcaacaacaaataatTTCTTTACCGTTGTAACAGACAGTGatttagacagagagacagcctcTGAGTATAATATAACTGTGACCTGCTCCGATGAGGGAGTGCCCTCCCTCTCCAGCAGCGTCACTCTCACCTTACAGATCTCTGATGTGAATGACAACGCGCCTGTCTTTGAGAGGAGCTCATATGAGGCCTACATTGTAGAAAACAACACACCAGGCCTCTCTATATTCACGGTGAAAGCCAGAGACGCTGACTGGAACCAGAATGCCCGTGTTTCTTACATACTGGAGGACTCCTCTGTTAACGGAGTGCCAGTCTCCTCATATGTGTCCGTTAGTGCTGATAGTGGAGTCATCCATGCAGTGCGCTCTTTTGACTACGAGCAGATCAAAGACTTCCACGTCCGCGTCAAAGCGCAGGATGGAGGCTCCCCTCCACTCAGCAGCAATGtgactgtgaaaataatgatcCAGGACCAGAACGACAACCCGCCTCAGGTTCTGTACCCAGTCCAGACTGGTGGCTCTCTGGTGGCTGAAATGGTGCCTCGTTCAGCAGATGTGGGCTATCTGGTCACTAAAGTGGTGGCTGTTGATGTGGACTCTGGACAGAATGCCTGGCTCTCCTATAAACTGCAGAAAGCCGCAGACAGGGCGCTGTTTGAAGTGGGCTTACAGAATGGAGAAATAAGAACTGTCCGCCAAGTCACTGATAAAGATGctgtgaaacaaagactgactgTTATAGTGGAGGACAACGGGCAGCCCTCTCGTTCAGCTACAGTCATTGTTAACGTGGCGGTGGCGGACAGCTTCCCTGAAGTGCTGTCggagttcactgactttacacaCGACAAGGAGTACAACGACAACCTGACTTTTTACTTAGTGTTGGCTCTGGCTGtagtttccttcctcttcatcacgtGTTTAGTGGTTATTATATCAGTGAAAATCTACAGATGGAGACAGTCTCGCATCCTGTATCACTCCAGCCTCCCTGTGATTCCGTATTATCCACCACGTTACTCGGACACTTTGGGGACAGGGACTCTCCAACACGTGTACAATTACGAGGTGTGCAGGACGACTGACTCCAGAAAGAGTGACAGTAAGTTCGGCAGAGCTGGTAGTCAGAACGTGCTGATAATGGACCCCAGTTCTACAGGGACGATGCAGCGGATACAGAGTGAAAAGAGCATCCTGGATGAGCCAGACTCTCCTCTAGAG ATCTCTGATGTGAATGACAACGCGCCTGTCTTTGAGAGGAGCTCATATGAGGCCTACATTGTAGAAAACAACACACCAGGCCTCTCTATATTCACGGTGAAAGCCAGAGACGCTGACTGGAACCAGAATGCCCGTGTTTCTTACATACTGGAGGACTCCTCTGTTAACGGAGTGCCAGTCTCCTCATATGTGTCCGTTAGTGCTGATAGTGGAGTCATCCATGCAGTGCGCTCTTTTGACTACGAGCAGATCAAAGACTTCCACGTCCGCGTCAAAGCGCAGGATGGAGGCTCCCCTCCACTCAGCAGCAATGtgactgtgaaaataatgatcCAGGACCAGAACGACAACCCGCCTCAGGTTCTGTACCCAGTCCAGACTGGTGGCTCTCTGGTGGCTGAAATGGTGCCTCGTTCAGCAGATGTGGGCTATCTGGTCACTAAAGTGGTGGCTGTTGATGTGGACTCTGGACAGAATGCCTGGCTCTCCTATAAACTGCAGAAAGCCGCAGACAGGGCGCTGTTTGAAGTGGGCTTACAGAATGGAGAAATAAGAACTGTCCGCCAAGTCACTGATAAAGATGctgtgaaacaaagactgactgTTATAGTGGAGGACAACGGGCAGCCCTCTCGTTCAGCTACAGTCATTGTTAACGTGGCGGTGGCGGACAGCTTCCCTGAAGTGCTGTCggagttcactgactttacacaCGACAAGGAGTACAACGACAACCTGACT TTTTACTTAGTGTTGGCTCTGGCTGtagtttccttcctcttcatcacgtGTTTAGTGGTTATTATATCAGTGAAAATCTACAGATGGAGACAGTCTCGCATCCTGTATCACTCCAGCCTCCCTGTGATTCCGTATTATCCACCACGTTACTCGGACACTTTGGGGACAGGGACTCTCCAACACGTGTACAATTACGAGGTGTGCAGGACGACTGACTCCAGAAAGAGTGACAGTAAGTTCGGCAGAGCTGGTAGTCAGAACGTGCTGATAATGGACCCCAGTTCTACAGGGACGATGCAGCGGATACAGAGTGAAAAGAGCATCCTGGATGAGCCAGACTCTCCTCTAGAG ATCTCTGATGTGAATGACAACGCGCCTGTCTTTGAGAGGAGCTCATATGAGGCCTACATTGTAGAAAACAACACACCAGGCCTCTCTATATTCACAGTGAAAGCCAGAGACGCTGACTGGAACCAGAATGCCCGTGTTTCTTACATACTGGAGGACTCCTCTGTTAACGGAGTGCCAGTCTCCTCATATGTGTCCGTTAGTGCTGATAGTGGAGTCATCCATGCAGTGCGCTCTTTTGACTACGAGCAGATCAAAGACTTCCACTTCCGCGTCAAAGCGCAGGATGGAGGCTCCCCTCCACTCAGCAGCAATGCgactgtgaaaataatgatcCAGGACCAGAACGACAACCCGCCTCAGGTTCTGTACCCAGTCCAGACCGGTGGCTCTCTGGTGGCTGAAATGGTGCCTCGTTCAGCAGATGTGGGCTATCTGGTCACTAAAGTGGTGGCTGTTGATGTGGACTCTGGACAGAATGCCTGGCTCTCCTATAAACTGCAGAAAGCCGCAGACAGGGCGCTGTTTGAAGTGGGCTTACAGAATGGAGAAATAAGAACTGTCCGCCAAGTCACTGATAAAGATGctgtgaaacaaagactgactgTTATAGTGGAGGACAACGGGCAGCCCTCTCGTTCAGCTACAGTCATTGTTAACGTGGCGGTGGCGGACA TTCCTGAAGTGCTGTCggagttcactgactttacacaCGACAAGGAGTACAACGACAACCTGACTTTTTACTTAGTGTTGGCTCTGGCTGtagtttccttcctcttcatcacgtGTTTAGTGGTTATTATATCAGTGAAAATCTACAGATGGAGACAGTCTCGCATCCTGTATCACTCCAGCCTCCCTGTGATTCCGTATTATCCACCACGTTACTCGGACACTTTGGGGACAGGGACTCTCCAACACGTGTACAATTACGAGGTGTGCAGGACGACTGACTCCAGAAAGAGTGACAGTAAGTTCGGCAGAGCTGGTAGTCAGAACGTGCTGATAATGGACCCCAGTTCTACAGGGACGATGCAGCGGATACAGAGTGAAAAGAGCATCCTGGATGAGCCAGACTCTCCTCTAGAG ATCTCTGATGTGAATGACAACGCGCCTGTCTTTGAGAGGAGCTCATATGAGGCCTACATTGTAGAAAACAACACACCAGGCCTCTCTATATTCACAGTGAAAGCCAGAGACGCTGACTGGAACCAGAATGCCCGTGTTTCTTACATACTGGAGGACTCCTCTGTTAACGGAGTGCCAGTCTCCTCATATGTGTCTGTTAGTGCTGATAGTGGAGTCATCCATGCAGTGCGCTCTTTTGACTACGAGCAGATCAAAGACTTCCACTTCCGCGTCAAAGCGCAGGATGGAGGCTCCCCTCCACTCAGCAGCAATGtgactgtgaaaataatgatcCAGGACCAGAACGACAACCCGCCTCAGGTTCTGTACCCAGTCCAGACTGGTGGCTCTCTGGTGGCTGAAATGGTGCCTCGTTCAGCAGATGTGGGCTATCTGGTCACTAAAGTGGTGGCTGTTGATGTGGACTCTGGACAGAATGCCTGGCTCTCCTATAAACTGCAGAAAGCCGCAGACAGGGCGCTGTTTGAAGTGGGCTTACAGAATGGAGAAATAAGAACTGTCCGCCAAGTCACTGATAAAGATGctgtgaaacaaagactgactgTTATAGTGGAGGACAACGGGCAGCCCCCTCGTTCAGCTACAGTCATTGTTAACGTGGCGGTGGCGGACAGCTTCCCTGAAGTGCTGTCggagttcactgactttacacaCGACAAGGAGTACAACGACAACCTGACTTTTTACTTAGTGTTGGCTCTGGCCGtagtttccttcctcttcatcacgtGTTTAGTGGTTATTATATCAGTGAAAATCTACAGATGGAGACAGTCTCGCATCCTGTATCACTCCAGCCTCCCTGTGATTCCGTATTATCCACCACGTTACTCGGACACTTTGGGGACAGGGACTCTCCAACACGTGTACAATTACGAGGTGTGCAGGACGACTGACTCCAGAAAGAGTGACAGTAAGTTCGGCAGAGCTGGTAGTCAGAACGTGCTGATAATGGACCCCAGTTCTACGGGGACGATGCAGCGGATACAGAGTGAAAAGAGCATCCTGGATGAGCCAGACTCTCCTCTAGAGGTTAGACTGCTTTTATACCGTTTTAATGTATTCTTAATTATTTATAATTGA
- the LOC122880001 gene encoding protocadherin beta-16-like — MEMPDRTMKRQVLLFISILSLTSVAGQVSYSIPEEMAKGSLIGNIAQDLGLDRKRLTSGKARIFTGDGAEFIELSRERGALLIKEKIDREALCGQTTPCALHFQVILENPMEFYTVVVEITDINDNTPIFEKSDMKFKISESAVVGAKFLLERAIDPDVGINSLQSYFLTKTENFVLKLKDQPDGEKIVEMVLQKSLDREKQEEIFLVLTAVDGGEPNLSGSAQIHVTVLDVNDNAPVFTKTVYKATILENAPKGTVITKVSASDVDKGSNSKITYSISNTVADVRDMFEINEINGDLTSKSSVDYEKARNYQIHVQASDEGGLTDSCKITVEVIDINDNKPVINIMSQTNIIPEDSKPETVVTMVNVQDLDSGDNGKVHCAINEDIPFTLKPTSSNFFNLVTDSDLDRETASEYNITVTCSDEGVPSLSSSVTLTLQISDVNDNAPVFERSSYEAYIVENNTPGLSIFTVKARDADWNQNARVSYILEDSSVNGVPVSSYVSVSADSGVIHAVRSFDYEQIKDFHVRVKAQDGGSPPLSSNVTVKIMIQDQNDNPPQVLYPVQTGGSLVAEMVPRSADVGYLVTKVVAVDVDSGQNAWLSYKLQKAADRALFEVGLQNGEIRTVRQVTDKDAVKQRLTVIVEDNGQPSRSATVIVNVAVADSFPEVLSEFTDFTHDKEYNDNLTFYLVLALAVVSFLFITCLVVIISVKIYRWRQSRILYHSSLPVIPYYPPRYSDTLGTGTLQHVYNYEVCRTTDSRKSDSKFGRAGSQNVLIMDPSSTGTMQRIQSEKSILDEPDSPLEVSLMEYALCKVLHCTFSYSTFFLSIHFVAH; from the coding sequence ATGGAAATGCCGGACAGAACAATGAAGCGGCAAGTCTTGTTGTTTATCTCAATCCTTTCTCTTACGTCGGTGGCTGGGCAGGTCAGCTACTCCATTCCCGAGGAAATGGCAAAAGGGTCATTAATCGGTAACATCGCTCAGGATTTAGGATTAGACAGAAAAAGACTGACATCAGGCAAAGCTCGGATTTTTACAGGAGACGGCGCAGAGTTCATCGAGCTGAGCAGAGAACGAGGAGCCCTCCTTATCAAAGAGAAAATAGACAGAGAGGCGCTCTGTGGACAGACGACGCCCTGCGCTTTGCATTTTCAGGTTATTTTAGAAAACCCCATGGAGTTTTATACTGTTGTTGTCGAAATTACAGATATAAATGATAACACCCCAATATTTGAAAAATCTGACATGAAATTCAAAATAAGTGAATCTGCAGTAGTAGGAGCAAAATTCTTGTTAGAGAGGGCAATAGATCCTGATGTTGGCATTAATAGTCTGCAGAGTTATTTTCTCACAAAAACCGAGAATTTTGTGCTGAAATTGAAAGATCAGCCCGATGGAGAAAAGATAGTTGAAATGGTTTTACAAAAATCActtgacagagaaaaacaagaggagATATTTCTAGTGTTAACTGCGGTGGACGGAGGAGAACCAAACCTATCTGGTTCAGCGCAGATACATGTTACGGTGCTTGATGTCAATGACAATGCACCTGTTTTTACAAAGACGGTTTATAAAGCTACAATACTTGAAAACGCACCTAAAGGTACAGTCATAACGAAGGTCAGTGCTTCAGATGTTGACAAAGGTTCAAATTCCAAGATAACGTATTCGATATCCAACACTGTTGCAGATGTACGAGACATGTttgaaattaatgaaataaatggGGATTTGACATCGAAAAGTAGTGTGGATTATGAAAAGGCACGTAACTATCAAATACATGTGCAAGCCAGTGATGAAGGAGGACTGACAGATTCATGTAAAATTACGGTTGAAGTGATAGACATTAATGATAACAAGCCAGTTATTAATATAATGTCACAGACTAATATAATCCCTGAGGACTCTAAACCAGAAACAGTTGTGACTATGGTAAATGTTCAGGACTTAGATTCCGGAGATAATGGCAAAGTTCACTGCGCAATTAATGAAGATATTCCTTTTACATTAAAGCCGACATCAAGTAATTTCTTCAACCTTGTGACAGACAGTGatttagacagagagacagcctcTGAGTATAATATAACTGTGACCTGCTCTGATGAGGGAGTGCCCTCCCTCTCCAGCAGCGTCACTCTCACCTTACAGATCTCCGATGTGAATGACAACGCGCCTGTCTTTGAGAGGAGCTCATATGAGGCCTACATTGTAGAAAACAACACACCAGGCCTCTCTATATTCACAGTGAAAGCCAGAGACGCTGACTGGAACCAGAATGCCCGTGTTTCTTACATACTGGAGGACTCCTCTGTTAACGGAGTGCCAGTCTCCTCATATGTGTCCGTTAGTGCTGATAGTGGAGTCATCCATGCAGTGCGCTCTTTTGACTACGAGCAGATCAAAGACTTCCACGTCCGCGTCAAAGCGCAGGATGGAGGCTCCCCTCCACTCAGCAGCAATGtgactgtgaaaataatgatcCAGGACCAGAACGACAACCCGCCTCAGGTTCTGTACCCAGTCCAGACTGGTGGCTCTCTGGTGGCTGAAATGGTGCCTCGTTCAGCAGATGTGGGCTATCTGGTCACTAAAGTGGTGGCTGTTGATGTGGACTCTGGACAGAATGCCTGGCTCTCCTATAAACTGCAGAAAGCCGCAGACAGGGCGCTGTTTGAAGTGGGCTTACAGAATGGAGAAATAAGAACTGTCCGCCAAGTCACTGATAAAGATGctgtgaaacaaagactgactgTTATAGTGGAGGACAACGGGCAGCCCTCTCGTTCAGCTACAGTCATTGTTAACGTGGCGGTGGCGGACAGCTTCCCTGAAGTGCTGTCggagttcactgactttacacaCGACAAGGAGTACAACGACAACCTGACTTTTTACTTAGTGTTGGCTCTGGCTGtagtttccttcctcttcatcacgtGTTTAGTGGTTATTATATCAGTGAAAATCTACAGATGGAGACAGTCTCGCATCCTGTATCACTCCAGTCTCCCTGTGATTCCGTATTATCCACCACGTTACTCGGACACTTTGGGGACAGGGACTCTCCAACACGTGTACAATTACGAGGTGTGCAGGACGACTGACTCCAGAAAGAGTGACAGTAAGTTCGGCAGAGCTGGTAGTCAGAACGTGCTGATAATGGACCCCAGTTCTACGGGGACGATGCAGCGGATACAGAGTGAAAAGAGCATCCTGGATGAACCAGACTCTCCTCTAGAGGTTAGTCTCATGGAGTATGCGTTGTGCAAAGTGTTGCATTGCACCTTTAGTTACAGCACTTTTTTTCTATCTATTCATTTTGTTGCTCACTAA